AGAATTTTAGAAAATGAAAAAACTTATTAAAGGGGCAACGCTTGCGATTCTAGTTATAACAAGCTTTGGCGCAACGCGTCAAGCCTTTGCGGCAGTGGGTGAGCAAGGCGTGGACTGGTCGCATTACAATGGCTATCAAGGGAACTTTGGTTATGCCAGCGACCAATTCTCAATTTCTCAAATTGGGGGGACTTACGGTGGCTACTATGTGGATCAGTTGACTTATAATAGTCAGGTTCAAAATACATTGGAACAAGGTAAGCGAGCACATAGTTATATTTATTATGAAGTGGGTAATTCGATTCCGATTGCAAAGGGGGCGCTTGACCGTTACTTGCCAAAAATTGCCACACCTAAAGGCTCTATTGTCGCTCTTGATTATGAAAGTGGGGCGAGTGGAAGTAAGCAGGCGAACACAGATGCTATTCTTTATGGAATGCGACGTGTGAAAGAAGCAGGATATACACCAATGTATTACAGCTACAAGCCTTACACAATAGCAAATGTGGACTACAAACGAATTATTAAAGAGTTTCCTGGATCACTTTGGATTGCGGAATATCCAAACTATGAAGTAACTCCAACTCCAAACTGGAATTTCTTCCCAAGTATGGATGATATTGGCATTTTCCAATTTACCTCAACTTATGTTGCAGGGGGATTAGACGGTAATATTGACCTTACAGGCATCACGGATAAGGGTTATGATGGAAAAGTACCAGACCCAGCACCGACACCAAACCCAACTCCAACACCAAGCCCAAGTAAAAAAACACACATCGTTCAATATGGCGACACATTGAGCAGCATTGCTTACAATTGGGGCACAAGCTGGCAAGAATTGGCACGTCAGAACGCTTTGAGTAATCCTAACCTTATTTATGCTGGTCAAGCAATCAGCTACTCAGGGGGCTCAAATGCGGCAGCAGGCGGAGTTTATACCGTACAATACGGAGATAACCTCTCCGTTATTGCACAACGTTTAGGAACAACTGTGCAGCACCTTGTTTCAAGTAATGGAATTCAAAACCCTAACTTGATTTATGCAGGACAAACTCTAAATTATTAATATAAATTTACCCCTAGCCATAACGGTTAGGGGTGTTTTTTGTTGTGATCAGTTTACAATGTCTGAAAGAGTTGATATAATTACTTTGCCCATAAATAGGGTATTCATCTAAGGCGCCTGCTTTATGTAGGCGTTTTAATATTTGTCCCTTATATTATTAGGTGCACTATATGCGATTTGTTATAATATGACTATAGACCTTAAGCCTCCGTGACCCTCGCCATTGTGTTCACTTTAGGAGGTTTTTTTATTTTACATTATCGCTTGCCAAAGTTTAATTATTTCTGGTATACTGATGCATATAAGCGAATTTCTTTTTATTTCTTTCTAAACAAATTCTCTATTTTAAAAGATGTGGACTTATATAAATACTCATTTTAGACCAAATCATGAGTAAATACCCCTTTCGCGCCTGTGTTTGTGCAGGCGCTTTAATGTGCTATAATAAATGTATCAGGCATAAACCATTTACCAGAATTACATATGCCTGAGGAGAACTCCCTTATAAGGTCTGAGGGAGTTTTATGCTATAATAGATATGGCAAAAATAAAACAGTTTATAGTCTTTTGATCTATTAGTCCACGTCTTGCCAACGTGGCTTTTTTTGATATAATAATATTAGCTTCGTTTTGACCAAATCAGAAGCCATCTTTTTCTAAACACTTGCATTAAGCAGGTGTTTTTTTGTTTTTCTTAGCTCCCGGTTCCGTGACGGGGAGTTTTTTTGCTATAATTGAAGTACTAGAGAGGTAGGATAAAATGGTAAAGCAAGAAGAAATTATTGAAGAATTAAAACCTATTAGAATGGCATTGCATGGCGATTTAAGTTATGAGGTGAATTTCTACTTTGAATATACGGATAGTGGAAAAACGATTGATGATTTCAGATATGCCTTGGCAACTACTGATGAAAAAACACGGAAATCTATGTTGGAAAGATTGAGTGCAACTTTTTCAGAAAGTGCTATTTCCCAGTATAATCTTAATGAATTTGATATTCTTCGTAATGATGAGAACACATTTTACTATATTGACAAAGATAAATTTGATAATGCTAAAAAAGTGATAGAAAATCTAGAATCAGAAGCTTTTACTCCGGAAGATGATTTATCCGTTCTTGGCTCAAATCTCTCAAAAGTAAAGGGAGCTATTGTTGAGATAAAAATAAAAGGTACACTCCCATTTTATTTATTTACAAAAGTAGAAACTTTTAACGGATTCAAAAAAGGAAAATATCCGCTTTCTTTAGGAAATATTGATAAGAATGGAGTTAGAGACTTGACAGATTCTAAAACAATATTTGGTATTAGAGATTATATTGGTTTCTACTATCATAATGGACACTTTATCATAAATTCCAAAGTTGATGCGGAGCGAATGTTATTCTTATCAAGTGAGTATAAAAAGCGAGCACTTGAGACAGTATCGGACCTCATCCAATTTAGATCAGTACTTGTAAATATTGAAACTTTGAAAGACAGTTTGGGTGGCAAAGGTGGTCATGTTTTGTCAAGGATGTTAATGCGAGTTTCCGTTGAAAGTCTCAAGGAAAAATTTAAGACAGCAGAAGCTAAGAAAAAGGCTCTAGATGATTTACAGGAGATTGTAAGTGATGAACGATTTGTAGATGATTTTGGCGAGATTGAAATAAATCTTGATTCTCTAGAAATTAGATATACAGAAGAAAATAAATTCCAATTTGTATCATTGATAACTGATAGAGCAGCAGAGACTTTATTTTTAGGGAAAAAGGTGATGGATTAAAATGTGGATTTATGTGATGAGTTTGTTTGTTTTTCTATTTGCAATGATTCAAATTTTATCTTGGAAAATTTCATTATTCTTCGTTTCATTTTCTCCACTATTTGTGATTTTATCTATTAAAGCATTTTTAGAATTATATTCAAAAAATATCGAGAATAAAAAGTTATCGGAAGAAATAGTCAATATTGTAATTAAATATTTTGTGGAACTTTCTCAAAATTTCTTCTGGCTTGTTGTTCTAATCCTATCTATTATGCCTCCTGTCATATTTTTGATACGGATGGGAATATCAATTGTCAGAAAAGGGAATCAGGTTAGCCTTGAAATTAGTGAGCCTTCTCAATTGGATGATGGAATAGTGAGTTATGTGATGACTTATATTGTTCCGCTCACTTCTTTAAGTTTTAGTGCAAGCCTTTCAGAATACATAAGCAATATACTATTATTTTTGATTATCATGGTGTTGTATGTTCGCATGAATTTGGTTTATCTGAACCCTGTTTTAATAATTCTTGGTTTTAACATCTTCAAGGCTACAATAAATGGAAGTGAGCGTTATATATTAACGAGAAATAGTTTTCCGCAATTTGGAAGTCTTTCAAAAAGAACAAGTGTGGCAATGCTAAAATTGAATAACAACTTTTACTTTATTCGAAAAATACATGAGTGAATATCTGTCAGCTCAAGGCGACTTTTTGTTAAATTATCAAAATATGCTACAATAAATATCTGTTCTTAATAGGTGAATCTCTATGATAATAGAGATTTTTGTGTTATACCCTAAGTACATAATCTCATAATTTCAATTTCCCCCTGCGCTCGTAGGGATTTTTTAGTGGGCAAAAAATGGGCAAAAAGTACGTAAAGTTACGAAATTGTATGTGAAATATATTTTTGATATATTACGTAAAAGCACAGTATTATCGGTTTTTGTGCATAATATGTATACTAGTGTAACGAGGGTATTAAATGGGTGGCATGATGTAAAAATAAAAAAGACACGAGCTCGTGTCTTTTTTTATTGCTGTAAATACTGTCTAAATATCATAGAGTTTACTTGCATGCTCGTGGCTGGTATCAATAATGTGAACGTCACGTTTAGTATCCACATCATGCTGCGCCAGAAAGCCGTCCATGGTCATATGCGCAAGCTCTTGGATATTATTATTCAGGCTAAGGTGACCCAGGAAGATACGCTTTGTTTTATTTCCTAAAACATTAAAAGCAGCTTCGGCACCGTCTTCGTTAGATAAATGGCCTTGGTCGCTGAGAATACGTTGTTTTGTTTTCCAAGGGTACCCCCCCATGCGGAGGATCTCAATATCATGATTACTTTCCATAAGGTAGCCGTCGGCATTTTCGATTGTACCGCGCATACGGTCACTTACATAGCCGGTATCTGTAAGTAATACAAAGGATTTGTTATCCTTCATAAAACGATAAAATTGGGGTGCGATAGCATCATGGCTCACACCAAAACTTTCGACATCGATATCACCAAAAGTTTTAGTTTTGCCCATTTCAAAGATATGTTTTTGTTCAGTCGCAATTTTTCCTAGTGAGTTTTTACTCTCTAGTTCTTGCCAGGTTAACTCATTGGCGTAAAGTTGAATGCCATGTTTTCGGGCAAGAACACCAATTCCTTTGATATGGTCGCTGTGCTCATGAGTAATCAGGAGTGCATCGACATCTTTGATGTCTCGGTCAATCTCTCCTAATAAACTCTCGATTTTTTTTCCAGATAATCCAGCATCCACAAGAATTTTCTTTTCAGGAGTTTCCAAATAAAAAGAATTTCCAGTGCTTCCGGATGCTAAAATTGAATATTTAAATGCTGATTCAGTGCTCATTCAGCAAAATCCTCCCAGTCGTTATTTTCTTGATTAATTTCATCACTGTAAGGGAAAGACAGGGTGAAAGTTGAACCAGTTTTACCATCAGAAGTGACTACTATATCACCTTTGTGGAGTTTCATAATATCATAGGCAATAGATAACCCTAAGCCCGTACCGCCGATTTGGCTATTTCTTGAAGCATTATCGACACGATAAAAACGGTCAAAAACTTTGGCTAAAGCAGGTTTTGGAATTCCTATGCCTTGATCGGCAATAGAAGTAAATGCTTTGTTGTCTTCACACCAAACGCTTACGGTAATTGTTCCTCCTTTTGGAGAGTACTTAAAGGCATTATTGATGATATTGTCAATAACCTGCGAAAGCTTATCGGTATCGATTTCAAGCCAAATCTCTTGTTGAGGTATTTGACGAATAATTCTAAAGTTAGTGTAATTTTTTTCGATGATTTGATCAAAACGATCCAGGATATAGTTGATAAAGTCGACGTAGTTGATAATTTCAGTGTGAAGTTTAACCTTATCTTGATCCATACGAGAGAGTTCCAAAAGCTCCCCGATCATTCGAATCATTCGATCTGTTTCGTTAAGCGAAACGTCCACGAAGTGACTGGCAACTTCGGTGTCAGCCAGTGCTCCATCATTGAGCGCTTCTAAGTAGGCTTTGA
This window of the Lactococcus garvieae subsp. garvieae genome carries:
- a CDS encoding DUF4868 domain-containing protein: MVKQEEIIEELKPIRMALHGDLSYEVNFYFEYTDSGKTIDDFRYALATTDEKTRKSMLERLSATFSESAISQYNLNEFDILRNDENTFYYIDKDKFDNAKKVIENLESEAFTPEDDLSVLGSNLSKVKGAIVEIKIKGTLPFYLFTKVETFNGFKKGKYPLSLGNIDKNGVRDLTDSKTIFGIRDYIGFYYHNGHFIINSKVDAERMLFLSSEYKKRALETVSDLIQFRSVLVNIETLKDSLGGKGGHVLSRMLMRVSVESLKEKFKTAEAKKKALDDLQEIVSDERFVDDFGEIEINLDSLEIRYTEENKFQFVSLITDRAAETLFLGKKVMD
- a CDS encoding LysM peptidoglycan-binding domain-containing protein translates to MKKLIKGATLAILVITSFGATRQAFAAVGEQGVDWSHYNGYQGNFGYASDQFSISQIGGTYGGYYVDQLTYNSQVQNTLEQGKRAHSYIYYEVGNSIPIAKGALDRYLPKIATPKGSIVALDYESGASGSKQANTDAILYGMRRVKEAGYTPMYYSYKPYTIANVDYKRIIKEFPGSLWIAEYPNYEVTPTPNWNFFPSMDDIGIFQFTSTYVAGGLDGNIDLTGITDKGYDGKVPDPAPTPNPTPTPSPSKKTHIVQYGDTLSSIAYNWGTSWQELARQNALSNPNLIYAGQAISYSGGSNAAAGGVYTVQYGDNLSVIAQRLGTTVQHLVSSNGIQNPNLIYAGQTLNY
- a CDS encoding MBL fold metallo-hydrolase, coding for MSTESAFKYSILASGSTGNSFYLETPEKKILVDAGLSGKKIESLLGEIDRDIKDVDALLITHEHSDHIKGIGVLARKHGIQLYANELTWQELESKNSLGKIATEQKHIFEMGKTKTFGDIDVESFGVSHDAIAPQFYRFMKDNKSFVLLTDTGYVSDRMRGTIENADGYLMESNHDIEILRMGGYPWKTKQRILSDQGHLSNEDGAEAAFNVLGNKTKRIFLGHLSLNNNIQELAHMTMDGFLAQHDVDTKRDVHIIDTSHEHASKLYDI